From Candidatus Bathyarchaeum sp.:
ATGCAAATAGTTTCAATAAACCTTGAAAAATATAAATAATTATATAAATATAGAATAGGTACATGAAATGTGGAGAATGATCGATTCAATTAGTTTGCAAAAAATATTTTTGGTTCAATGTTTATTTGTGAGTAATGTTAACTTTGTTCAATTCCAGATGGCGTAAAAAAGGACGGTTATCATATATTCTGGAAAGGTTTTTATGGTTTAGCCAGTATACAAAAATGTATCCTTTAAAGCAGGAGTTGTAAAAACTAATTTGAACTTGAAGGAAAAGGCTCAGAATTGGATAAAATACTCACTAAACGATCCTTTAGTTAAAATATTGGCAAAAAATAGTAATTTAACTAAAATACAGTTAGAAACGCTATTAATTGATGTTTTAGCTGAAAATATTGCCGATAAAGACCTAAAATACGATGAAAAAGCCAAGATTCGAATTTTAGCCGTAAGTAGAGGCGCTTTTAATAGAAGTTTAAGGCAAGCCAGACATAATGTTACACAATCAATTTACACGATTTTGTTACTGGGATACTTGGGAGTTCTTGAAGAAATTAGCTTAGAACCGTATTTGGAGGCAGCAAACAAGCTAAAAGAGTATATTGACACTCAAAGAGAGTTCATAAAAAAACGACCGGAAGAAGAACAAATTAAAACCCTCAAAAGACTTCATGAAGAACTCAAAATCAGCCTTGAGGAACTGTCCAGCCCTCGGAAATTATCAAAAAAACTGTGACATCACAAATCACAGGGTTTTTATCACAAAAAACAACTAATTTTTACGGCATACTGACGGAAATTTGCTAAGATGTAAAAGCGATTGAGTTAAAAAATTAGCAAAAAAATAAAGGCCATTTTGGCCCTATTTATCAAAATAAACTAAAAAAATAGAAGTTATCAAAGATATTGATAAGAAGGTGGGATTAAAAAAGATTGGTTATTATAATCCAAGCTCTAATTACATGAAGTCGTGTTGTGAGGAGTTTGTGACGTGTGATGTCACGCTTTGCAAATTATAGAAAAACTTAAGTTTATTTATATATTAGTGTGATGTGTGATAAGGTATGCACATCACACCAAATCACATCCAAATCACATGTGAGGAGCGACTTTGATGGTCTCCGACGTTTTCCTAATTTTAACGTCTATTTTGTTATTTGGAACGATTTCGGTGTTATTTTTGTATTACAAGCGGATTATAACGTTGCGGCAAGAGTATCATAACGCCAAAGGGATAGTTAGCGACATAGTTCTAAGCATAGATAATCAGTTAATGCGACAAAAAGAGGGCGTGCTTTATGTAGCCCAAAAAATCGAAGATGCTTCTGTGGAGAATCAACAAGTTGCAAAAAAAGTAGAAGAATACGAAGAAAAATTAACCGAAATAAGTAATCGGATAACTAATTCTCCTCCAGACTTTGAGGAAAAGGTTTCAGGTCAAATTAATGAGATACGAGATGAGTTTGAAGGAATAAAACAAATTCAAGAAAAAGTGATGGAAAAGCTTGTTGAGATTGAAAAAATCAAATATGAAAGACCAGCCCCTGAAGTAAAAATCAAAGCAGCGATTCCAATAAAAAAAGAGAAGGCCCTTGAACCGTTAACAGAAACGGAACTTAGTGTCCTTGAAACCATAGGTAAAGAAGGAGAAAAGACAGCTCCAGAAATACAGAAATTGATTGGTCTAACAAGGGAGCACACTGCAAGATTAATGAAAAAATTGTACAAAGACGGCTACCTCGAAAGGGACACTCACAAAATGCCCTATGTTTACAGGTTAAAAGAGGAAATGGAAAAAATTCTCAAAAGACGAGAATTCAATCCGTCTTAATCTGATTTTGTGGTAAGGGATGCCCCAGCGGCTTTGAGGCGTTTTAGATTTTCGTTCATTTCAGACAAAGGCTTAGAATCAGGCAAATTGTAATCTGCAGTTCCTTTTTGTTTTAAGTAATCCTGATAATGAACAACCTTAACAGGAACAGCAAAGCGAATCTGGGGTTCTGAAATGACCAAGGCTTCTCCAATATCAAGCATTTTGATTTCTGTGTCACTGTATTCCATGTAAGGAGTGTTTTGGGTAAGATAGTCCCGGTCCCGTTTGAGTTCAGTTTTCATGATAACTTTGGTCCAAAGCTCCGCAAACACATCACGATTGATTTTAGAAGGCCGAGGGGTAACCGCATTTAATCCAACCCGATATTTACGGTAAGTAAGGGCGATGTCTGAAAAGATTGTTTTACGTATTTCTGGGTCCAAAAATTCGTGAGCTTCTTCCAAGGTAATTAATAAGGTTGGAAGTTTTTTCCATTCTTCGAAATTGTTTTCCCACATACGTTTGTAATGCTGAGCAACAAAAGTTGCAGTAAGGCAAGTAACGTTGCGTTGTTCTTCAGAGGTCAAACCCGAAATGTCAACAAGACAAGTAACGCCTTTGCTCACGTTTTGAACTACATCTTCGATGAAATTGTAATCTGAAACTGGAAACAGATGAGGTGAGAGATCAGATAAACGGCTCATTAAGGCGCTTGTTACAACTTTTTGTGCGTTAGTAACGATTCTTTTTATTCCTGATTGGCCTTCTTCACGATAAATTTGAATTGATTCTTCCACCCAGTGCTTGCCTAAGTGTTCATATAATCTTCTAGCGAGCCTTATTTGGGGTCGACCAATATCGGGAAAAATGGTCCATAATCTTCCTGGAGTCAAAGTGCGCAAACCAATCGAAAGTTTGCCATCCCGTGAGGAGTAGTAACTGACCCTGCTATGAAACAGGGGATGATCTCCCAGACCGGTGTCTTCCCCAAAATCTTTTCCAGAAAGCAGTTGTCCTGCAAAA
This genomic window contains:
- a CDS encoding ATP-binding protein, which translates into the protein MTEFSPVGFVRDVKGDTVSFFLNQGITLSFGQIVRINSDNRNFYARVVDAGSSSTLKTNEQLREAEGKESFGPYSSYRHVDAVLLLENNSGRIRSPTFNPNYMDHVYTITEEDYSILQLSGDLEIGRLRSGEQVLGVVGINTKAIPKMMGMFGMTGSGKTNTELILNARIIDDPTTVGLIFDFAGQLLSGKDFGEDTGLGDHPLFHSRVSYYSSRDGKLSIGLRTLTPGRLWTIFPDIGRPQIRLARRLYEHLGKHWVEESIQIYREEGQSGIKRIVTNAQKVVTSALMSRLSDLSPHLFPVSDYNFIEDVVQNVSKGVTCLVDISGLTSEEQRNVTCLTATFVAQHYKRMWENNFEEWKKLPTLLITLEEAHEFLDPEIRKTIFSDIALTYRKYRVGLNAVTPRPSKINRDVFAELWTKVIMKTELKRDRDYLTQNTPYMEYSDTEIKMLDIGEALVISEPQIRFAVPVKVVHYQDYLKQKGTADYNLPDSKPLSEMNENLKRLKAAGASLTTKSD
- a CDS encoding MarR family transcriptional regulator, whose amino-acid sequence is MVSDVFLILTSILLFGTISVLFLYYKRIITLRQEYHNAKGIVSDIVLSIDNQLMRQKEGVLYVAQKIEDASVENQQVAKKVEEYEEKLTEISNRITNSPPDFEEKVSGQINEIRDEFEGIKQIQEKVMEKLVEIEKIKYERPAPEVKIKAAIPIKKEKALEPLTETELSVLETIGKEGEKTAPEIQKLIGLTREHTARLMKKLYKDGYLERDTHKMPYVYRLKEEMEKILKRREFNPS